A single Triticum urartu cultivar G1812 unplaced genomic scaffold, Tu2.1 TuUngrouped_contig_5824, whole genome shotgun sequence DNA region contains:
- the LOC125529763 gene encoding noroxomaritidine synthase 2-like, whose product MSISFSQELLIPTVLVLLVSLCLYFRSSSRSKNPSVLPIDWPIVHMLPAFIANLHNLCDYCAASLAESGHNFRIHLPQAHMFLTCDPVNIRHIFTTNHTNFPKGVEFAAIFDIMAGSFFTIDGEPYHRQRVKFHSVLGNPRLVASMVACCRDKMENGLLPLFTQMASTGTPFDMQEVVSRFMFDLAATSLFGVDTSLLSLDMPPMDVAIAMDTVMEVALFRHILPASCWKAMRWLNIGPERKLDAAHTVLRGFVTDMIKEKINRGCIGNEEEQESADILSSYINDPDYADVELLHAMLLAFMLAGKDTIGVTLIWTFYKLAQNPKIVSIIRSELSPIALHKIDTGTGAMVIFDPEETKSIVYLRAVLYETLRLYPPAPFERKTMVADNIMPSGHEVHAGETILISLHSMGRMEDIWGKDCHDYNPHRWLLEGSNKLRYEPSHKFLSFNSGPRICPGKEIAVIQMRTIVATVVWNFDLEVVKGQSIEPKLSCTLVTEREIE is encoded by the coding sequence ATGTCGATTTCGTTCTCGCAAGAGCTGCTCATCCCCACCGTACTCGTGCTTCTTGTTTCCCTGTGCTTGTACTTCAGGTCTAGTAGTAGATCAAAGAATCCATCGGTGCTCCCAATCGACTGGCCAATAGTGCACATGTTGCCGGCATTCATTGCCAACCTCCATAACTTGTGTGACTATTGTGCTGCGAGCCTCGCCGAATCAGGCCACAACTTCAGGATACATCTTCCCCAAGCGCACATGTTCCTCACTTGCGACCCTGTGAACATCCGGCACATCTTCACGACGAACCACACAAACTTCCCAAAGGGCGTGGAGTTCGCAGCCATCTTCGACATCATGGCTGGAAGCTTCTTCACCATTGATGGTGAGCCGTATCATCGGCAGCGTGTGAAATTTCATAGCGTGCTCGGCAACCCACGGTTGGTTGCTAGTATGGTAGCTTGCTGCCGCGACAAGATGGAGAATGGCCTCCTCCCATTGTTCACACAAATGGCGAGCACCGGCACTCCATTCGACATGCAAGAAGTGGTTTCGAGGTTTATGTTTGACCTGGCTGCCACATCGCTCTTTGGTGTGGACACTAGCCTCTTATCCTTGGACATGCCTCCCATGGACGTTGCAATTGCGATGGACACCGTAATGGAGGTAGCCCTTTTCCGGCACATCCTGCCGGCCTCTTGCTGGAAGGCTATGAGGTGGCTAAACATCGGCCCAGAGAGAAAGCTCGATGCGGCACACACGGTGCTACGAGGGTTCGTCACAGATATGATCAAGGAGAAGATTAACAGAGGCTGTATTGGTAATGAAGAGGAGCAAGAAAGTGCAGATATTCTATCTTCCTACATCAACGATCCAGACTATGCCGATGTTGAATTGCTCCATGCGATGCTCCTCGCCTTTATGCTCGCTGGGAAGGACACAATTGGCGTGACCTTGATATGGACCTTCTACAAGCTCGCCCAGAATCCTAAGATTGTATCAATCATCCGCAGTGAACTCTCACCCATTGCATTACACAAAATAGACACGGGTACGGGCGCCATGGTAATCTTTGACCCAGAGGAGACAAAATCCATTGTCTATTTGAGAGCTGTCTTGTATGAGACTCTCAGATTGTACCCACCGGCCCCTTTCGAGCGCAAGACAATGGTTGCCGATAATATCATGCCGAGTGGTCATGAGGTGCATGCCGGCGAAACCATCCTTATTTCACTCCACTCCATGGGGAGGATGGAGGACATATGGGGCAAGGACTGTCACGACTACAACCCGCATAGGTGGCTCTTGGAGGGTAGCAACAAGCTGAGGTATGAACCATCTCACAAATTCTTGTCTTTCAACTCGGGTCCGAGGATTTGCCCTGGGAAGGAAATCGCTGTTATCCAAATGAGAACCATCGTTGCCACGGTGGTATGGAACTTTGACTTGGAGGTGGTGAAAGGACAGAGTATCGAGCCGAAGCTGTCTTGTACACTAGTGACAGAAAGAGAGATAGAGTAA